Proteins from one Oscillatoria nigro-viridis PCC 7112 genomic window:
- a CDS encoding pentapeptide repeat-containing protein translates to MNFTEALSADELLIRHRNGERDFRGANLIAAHLSEANLSRTNLSSANLKGANLIKSKLIGANLNAADLSGANLCKAKLIEANLGSSSLTGTVAIAADFSGANLSGAILSQADLSKAVMTGASLVGACLLSCSKLNEANLSGATLSRAIMSGVDLSRANLTRAILSEVDLTGANLSGATLTRAYLNRGNLSGVNLVGASLSEASLREASICAANLSAADLSGADLQSANLNGSNLSGADLQGANLSKANLNGLILHNADLRAANLNKASLRGANLSGANLAGASLLEADLRGANLSHANLSGAGLLLSSLTGANLTGTNLSEANLIGASLNVDNLNEAALGGAILPNGATHSRD, encoded by the coding sequence ATGAATTTCACTGAAGCTTTAAGTGCCGATGAACTTTTAATTAGACATAGAAACGGGGAACGAGATTTTCGAGGAGCTAACCTCATTGCAGCTCATTTGAGTGAAGCTAATCTCAGTCGAACAAATTTGAGCAGCGCTAATTTGAAAGGTGCCAACTTAATTAAAAGCAAACTGATTGGAGCTAATTTAAACGCCGCCGACTTGAGCGGGGCTAATTTGTGTAAGGCGAAATTAATTGAAGCTAACCTGGGGAGTTCTAGTTTAACTGGAACTGTGGCGATCGCCGCAGATTTTAGCGGGGCAAATCTCAGCGGAGCAATATTGTCTCAGGCTGACTTGAGCAAAGCTGTGATGACGGGAGCGAGTTTAGTAGGAGCTTGTTTGCTAAGCTGCTCGAAACTAAATGAGGCTAATTTGAGCGGGGCGACGCTGAGCCGAGCAATTATGAGCGGGGTTGACTTAAGCAGAGCAAATCTGACGAGAGCGATTCTCAGCGAGGTAGATTTGACTGGGGCGAACCTGAGCGGAGCAACTTTAACTCGGGCTTATCTCAATCGCGGAAATCTCAGCGGCGTCAATTTAGTTGGGGCTTCTTTGAGCGAAGCAAGTCTGCGGGAAGCTTCTATTTGCGCTGCTAATTTGAGCGCTGCTGACTTGAGCGGTGCTGACTTGCAATCGGCCAATCTAAATGGCTCTAATTTGAGCGGTGCCGACTTGCAGGGAGCTAATTTGAGTAAAGCTAATTTAAATGGTTTGATTCTGCACAATGCTGATTTGAGGGCTGCGAATTTGAACAAAGCTTCTTTGCGGGGAGCTAACTTGAGCGGTGCAAATTTGGCAGGTGCTAGCTTGCTGGAAGCAGATTTGCGGGGGGCGAATTTGAGTCACGCCAATTTGTCGGGAGCGGGTTTGCTGCTGAGTTCTCTGACAGGGGCGAATTTGACAGGAACTAATTTGTCCGAGGCTAATTTGATTGGGGCAAGCTTGAATGTTGATAATTTGAATGAAGCAGCTTTGGGCGGGGCGATTTTGCCGAATGGAGCTACTCACAGCCGGGATTGA
- a CDS encoding ATP-binding protein, which translates to MIQQYQLVEQIFAGNSEMAMLMRSHDWSQTPPGAVETWPQSLKTAIRIVLGSRYPMFVWWGQEMTKFYNDAYIPILGKRHPQALGQPASQIWAEIWDTLSPQAEAVLNQGQSTWNQELLLVMERNGYTEETYFTFSYSPVANDDGPVGGVFCACSEDTQRVLSDRRLATLRELAAETVTAKTQEAACEISATVLTNNAYDIPFALFYLLDGESQIARLAATTRLAAGTLASCEAIELASAQKCQWQLKQVMETGESRIIEDLEAQFGLLPGGAWSQSPHLAVVLPLGRSGETFGFLIAGVSPLRTFDDDYKGFFDLMAGQVTTAIANAQAYEQERKRAEALAELDRAKTAFFSNVSHEFRTPLTLMLAPLEDTIANLDGTIPPQECEQLQLVQRNGMRLLKLVNSLLDFSRIEAGRVQASYEPVDLATYTAELASTFRSLIERAGMSLIVDCPSLPEAIYIDREMWEKIVLNLLSNAFKFTLAGTITVRLQCLENCVKLTVSDTGVGIHSEELPHLFERFHRIKNSQGRSFEGSGIGLSLVQELVKIHGGAIDVSSTFGQGSCFTVTIPAGTAHLQPERIGASRTLASTALGSMPYIEEAQRWLSEEKWKSEESTDARCPMPDARCPMPDARWPMPDILLADDNADMRDYIRRLLSGSYIVQTVADGVAALTAIEKNPPDLVLTDVMMPGMDGFELLRSLRSNPATQDIPIILLSARAGEESRIEGLAAGADDYLIKPFSARELLARVEASLKLSRLRQEATVRERTILGRVTDAFMAMELDFRITYANQAAQRVSRTPLEAMLGKTMWEAFPGTIGTQFEFQYRRSLSEQVAVDFEEYYAPFDVWLEVHVYPSPTGLSLFFRDINDRKKIDRERERFLAVGSDLQVIAGINGYFRWVSPTFERTLGWTPDEMTSRPWTEFVHPEDLSASIAEADSLFCGNETLTFENRYRHRDGSYRWFLWNAQPYPEEQVIYGAAVDITDRVRVEQERQQVQQALRESEDQSRNILESIAEAFFAVDENWRFTYVNQSACTLLDRIPGDLIGKNLWEEYSALMGREFEPIYRSAMRDRVAGSLTAFYPDRDRWYEVRTYAAAKGITVYFRNVTDRIQAEAALRQSEERYRTLFESIDEGFCIIEVLFDANDTPIDYRFLEINPGFEQQTGLRQAVGKTARQLVPNLEDDWIKIYGQVALTGKSVRFENGSEAMNRWFDVYACRTGQPESRKVAVVFKDISDRVSHEAEREQLLQREQTAREAAETANRIKDEFLAVLSHELRTPLNPILGWSKLLQHGKLDAAKTASALVSIERNAQLQLQLIDDLLDISRILSGKLSLNAMSVDLNMAISAALETVRLAAEAKSLQIQTTFSPGIGMVMGDSGRLQQVIWNLLSNAVKFTPQGGQIRVRLTQTGSYAQILVADTGKGINPEFLPYVFEHFRQEDGAITRKFGGLGLGLAIARQIVELHGGRIWVESRGEGRGATFTVELPLWHTANPVEAVAGRVEARSDDLHLASVRVLVVDDELDSREFVAFVAEQAGAKVTAVGSAIEALQLLLATPFDILLSDIGMPDMDGYMLVRQVRALPPEQGGQIPAIALTAYAGDFNQKQALAAGFQHHLAKPVQPNELVKAIVTLLRKR; encoded by the coding sequence ATGATCCAGCAGTATCAACTCGTCGAACAGATTTTTGCAGGCAATAGCGAGATGGCGATGCTGATGCGATCGCACGATTGGTCGCAAACGCCGCCGGGGGCTGTCGAAACCTGGCCTCAAAGCTTGAAAACCGCCATTCGGATCGTCTTAGGATCTCGCTACCCCATGTTTGTCTGGTGGGGACAGGAGATGACCAAGTTTTATAACGATGCTTACATTCCTATCCTCGGCAAGCGACATCCGCAAGCACTAGGTCAGCCTGCCTCACAGATATGGGCTGAAATCTGGGACACGCTAAGCCCCCAAGCAGAAGCGGTTTTGAACCAGGGACAATCGACGTGGAATCAAGAATTGCTTCTGGTGATGGAACGCAACGGGTATACAGAGGAAACCTACTTTACCTTTTCCTACAGTCCGGTAGCCAATGATGATGGCCCGGTGGGGGGCGTTTTCTGCGCCTGTAGCGAGGACACTCAGCGCGTTTTGAGCGATCGCCGCTTGGCAACGTTGCGCGAATTAGCAGCAGAAACAGTCACTGCCAAGACGCAAGAAGCAGCTTGCGAGATTTCCGCCACCGTATTGACCAATAACGCCTATGACATCCCGTTTGCGCTGTTTTATCTACTCGATGGCGAAAGCCAGATCGCACGACTCGCCGCTACAACAAGGTTAGCAGCCGGAACCCTTGCCTCTTGTGAGGCGATCGAGCTTGCATCCGCCCAAAAGTGCCAGTGGCAATTGAAGCAAGTCATGGAGACGGGCGAAAGCAGAATCATTGAAGATTTGGAGGCGCAATTTGGACTTTTACCGGGCGGCGCGTGGTCCCAATCTCCTCATCTAGCGGTAGTTCTACCGCTGGGCCGATCGGGAGAAACCTTCGGGTTCCTGATTGCTGGAGTGAGTCCGCTGAGAACCTTTGATGATGATTACAAAGGTTTTTTCGACTTGATGGCAGGGCAGGTGACAACAGCGATCGCCAACGCCCAAGCCTATGAACAAGAGCGTAAACGCGCCGAAGCATTAGCTGAGTTAGACCGCGCCAAAACCGCTTTTTTTAGCAATGTTTCGCACGAATTCCGCACGCCGCTGACCTTAATGCTGGCTCCCTTAGAAGACACGATCGCCAACCTGGATGGAACAATTCCACCTCAAGAATGCGAACAATTACAGTTGGTGCAGCGCAATGGAATGCGGCTGCTCAAACTCGTCAATAGCTTGCTCGATTTCTCGCGCATCGAAGCAGGTCGAGTCCAAGCATCTTATGAACCTGTAGATTTGGCAACCTATACGGCGGAACTTGCCAGCACGTTTCGATCGCTGATTGAACGGGCAGGAATGTCGCTGATTGTTGACTGTCCCAGCCTGCCCGAAGCGATTTATATCGATCGCGAAATGTGGGAAAAAATCGTTCTCAATCTATTATCAAATGCTTTTAAGTTTACCTTAGCAGGAACAATTACTGTTCGATTGCAGTGCCTAGAAAATTGTGTTAAATTAACGGTTTCAGATACAGGAGTCGGTATTCACTCCGAAGAACTACCGCATTTATTTGAGCGATTTCATCGAATCAAAAATTCTCAAGGACGGAGTTTTGAAGGCTCCGGCATAGGGCTGTCGCTGGTGCAAGAACTCGTCAAAATACATGGGGGAGCGATCGATGTCAGCAGCACTTTTGGGCAGGGCAGTTGCTTTACGGTGACGATTCCCGCCGGAACAGCTCATCTGCAGCCGGAGCGCATTGGCGCAAGTCGCACGTTAGCATCAACGGCGTTAGGGTCGATGCCATATATCGAAGAAGCTCAACGCTGGTTGTCAGAAGAGAAATGGAAGTCGGAAGAATCTACCGATGCCCGATGCCCGATGCCCGATGCCCGATGCCCGATGCCCGATGCCCGATGGCCGATGCCCGATATCTTATTGGCAGATGATAACGCTGATATGCGCGATTATATTCGGCGACTCCTGAGCGGTTCTTATATTGTTCAAACCGTCGCCGATGGAGTTGCCGCATTGACTGCCATTGAGAAGAATCCACCCGATTTGGTATTGACAGATGTGATGATGCCGGGGATGGATGGGTTTGAGTTGTTGCGATCGCTGCGCTCTAATCCCGCAACCCAAGACATTCCCATCATTCTATTATCAGCCCGCGCGGGCGAAGAATCCCGCATTGAAGGACTCGCAGCCGGAGCCGACGACTATCTGATTAAACCGTTCTCGGCGCGCGAACTGCTGGCAAGGGTAGAAGCAAGTTTGAAGCTCTCCCGGCTGCGGCAGGAAGCAACAGTGCGAGAGCGAACCATTCTGGGGCGCGTAACCGATGCGTTTATGGCAATGGAGCTCGACTTTCGCATTACCTACGCCAACCAAGCCGCACAGCGAGTGTCGCGAACTCCCCTAGAAGCAATGCTGGGCAAAACGATGTGGGAAGCATTTCCAGGCACGATCGGCACTCAGTTTGAATTCCAGTATCGCCGATCGCTCAGCGAGCAGGTTGCGGTGGACTTTGAGGAATATTATGCTCCGTTTGATGTGTGGCTTGAGGTTCACGTTTATCCTTCACCGACTGGGCTGTCTCTTTTCTTCCGGGATATCAACGATCGCAAAAAAATCGATCGGGAACGGGAACGGTTTCTTGCCGTCGGTTCGGATTTGCAAGTGATTGCGGGCATCAACGGGTATTTCCGCTGGGTCAGCCCAACCTTTGAACGAACCCTCGGCTGGACACCGGACGAAATGACATCCCGCCCCTGGACAGAGTTTGTCCACCCAGAAGACCTCAGCGCCTCCATTGCAGAAGCCGACAGTCTGTTCTGTGGTAACGAAACCTTGACGTTTGAAAACCGTTACCGGCACAGAGACGGTTCTTATCGCTGGTTTCTCTGGAATGCCCAGCCGTACCCAGAAGAACAAGTGATTTACGGCGCTGCCGTTGACATCACCGATCGCGTGCGCGTCGAACAGGAGCGCCAACAGGTCCAACAAGCCTTGCGCGAAAGCGAGGATCAGAGCCGGAATATCCTCGAGAGCATTGCTGAAGCATTCTTTGCCGTGGATGAAAACTGGCGGTTTACCTACGTCAATCAATCCGCCTGTACACTGCTCGATCGCATTCCGGGTGATTTGATTGGCAAGAATTTATGGGAAGAATACTCAGCGCTGATGGGTAGGGAGTTTGAGCCGATCTATCGGAGCGCCATGCGCGATCGCGTGGCTGGGTCACTCACGGCGTTTTATCCGGATCGCGATCGATGGTACGAAGTCCGCACCTACGCAGCGGCAAAGGGAATCACCGTTTATTTCAGGAATGTCACCGATCGAATTCAAGCGGAAGCAGCCCTGCGCCAATCGGAGGAACGCTACCGAACGCTGTTTGAGTCGATCGATGAAGGCTTTTGCATCATTGAAGTGCTGTTTGATGCCAATGACACGCCGATCGACTACCGCTTCTTGGAAATCAATCCGGGCTTCGAGCAACAAACAGGACTTCGACAAGCCGTTGGTAAAACGGCGCGTCAGTTAGTTCCAAATCTTGAAGACGACTGGATTAAGATTTACGGACAAGTCGCGCTGACGGGTAAATCCGTTCGCTTTGAAAATGGCTCCGAAGCGATGAACCGTTGGTTTGACGTTTATGCTTGCCGCACCGGGCAGCCAGAATCCCGAAAAGTTGCCGTCGTGTTCAAAGATATTAGCGATCGCGTTTCGCACGAAGCTGAACGCGAACAACTCCTGCAACGCGAACAGACTGCACGAGAAGCAGCCGAAACCGCCAACCGAATCAAAGATGAGTTTTTGGCAGTGTTGTCTCACGAGTTGCGAACGCCCCTCAACCCTATTCTCGGCTGGTCGAAGCTGTTGCAGCACGGGAAACTCGACGCTGCAAAAACGGCTAGCGCCCTTGTCTCGATCGAACGCAACGCCCAACTCCAGTTACAACTGATTGATGATTTGCTCGACATCTCCCGCATTCTGAGCGGCAAACTTAGTTTGAATGCGATGTCCGTTGATTTGAATATGGCGATCTCGGCCGCCTTGGAAACCGTTCGACTAGCAGCCGAAGCCAAGTCACTGCAAATTCAAACAACCTTTTCACCGGGCATCGGAATGGTAATGGGCGATTCCGGGCGTTTGCAGCAAGTAATCTGGAATCTTTTATCGAATGCAGTGAAATTCACCCCTCAAGGCGGGCAAATTAGGGTTAGGTTAACCCAAACTGGAAGCTATGCCCAGATTCTGGTCGCCGATACTGGAAAAGGCATCAATCCTGAGTTTTTGCCTTATGTGTTTGAGCATTTTCGGCAAGAGGATGGAGCCATAACTCGTAAATTCGGGGGTTTGGGATTGGGGCTGGCGATCGCGCGTCAAATTGTGGAACTGCACGGCGGCAGAATTTGGGTGGAGAGTAGGGGTGAAGGACGGGGAGCCACCTTCACCGTTGAACTTCCCCTCTGGCATACCGCGAATCCGGTTGAAGCAGTTGCCGGCCGGGTTGAAGCTCGATCGGACGATCTTCACCTGGCCTCTGTGCGGGTGTTGGTTGTGGATGATGAACTCGATTCGCGGGAGTTTGTGGCGTTTGTAGCCGAACAAGCGGGGGCAAAAGTGACTGCTGTTGGGTCTGCGATCGAGGCACTGCAATTGCTCTTAGCCACACCCTTCGATATCCTCCTGAGCGACATCGGAATGCCAGATATGGATGGCTATATGCTAGTGCGGCAAGTGAGAGCTCTACCACCAGAGCAGGGCGGGCAAATTCCGGCGATCGCCCTGACTGCTTATGCTGGAGACTTTAATCAGAAGCAAGCTCTTGCTGCTGGGTTTCAACATCATCTTGCAAAACCTGTCCAACCCAATGAGTTAGTCAAAGCAATCGTGACTTTGCTAAGGAAACGCTAA
- the speD gene encoding adenosylmethionine decarboxylase, translating to MKQLGTHLVADAWQSPGDLLNDPERIRRAILDAIEAGGATLIDLCVHQFSPHGVTATATLAESHIAIHTWPEHGYFAADLFFCGAGDPHRAMKVLQTALEAKQVKLTEFTRGFEPGVGIVGSACEEQYAPRSVETSAARG from the coding sequence ATGAAACAATTGGGAACCCATCTGGTCGCTGATGCTTGGCAGTCTCCTGGAGACCTGCTCAACGATCCTGAACGTATCCGCCGCGCTATTCTCGATGCGATCGAAGCCGGAGGAGCTACTCTCATCGATTTGTGCGTACACCAGTTTAGTCCTCACGGAGTGACAGCTACTGCTACTTTGGCAGAGTCTCATATAGCAATCCATACTTGGCCTGAACACGGTTATTTTGCAGCAGACTTATTTTTCTGCGGAGCCGGCGACCCTCACCGAGCCATGAAGGTGCTACAGACAGCTTTGGAAGCTAAACAGGTAAAACTCACTGAGTTCACGCGCGGTTTCGAGCCAGGGGTGGGCATTGTAGGTTCTGCTTGTGAAGAGCAGTATGCCCCTCGTTCAGTAGAAACGAGTGCCGCCAGAGGATGA
- the queF gene encoding preQ(1) synthase translates to MNNYAPEQTMSQKSSTEAMKYGERQILEGELITFPNPRVGRRYSINITLPEFTCKCPFSGYPDFATIHVTYVPDERVVELKALKLYVNSYRDRYISHEESINQILDDFVAACAPLEATIKGDFSPRGNVHTVIEVSHQK, encoded by the coding sequence ATGAACAACTACGCACCGGAACAAACTATGTCGCAAAAGTCAAGCACCGAGGCAATGAAATACGGCGAACGCCAGATTTTGGAAGGCGAGTTAATTACTTTCCCGAATCCGCGAGTCGGGCGGCGCTACTCGATTAACATTACGTTGCCGGAGTTTACTTGCAAATGTCCGTTTTCTGGCTATCCCGATTTTGCGACAATTCACGTTACTTACGTGCCAGACGAGCGGGTGGTAGAGTTAAAGGCGCTGAAACTGTACGTTAACAGTTATCGCGATCGCTACATTTCTCACGAAGAATCGATCAATCAAATTTTAGACGATTTTGTGGCGGCTTGCGCGCCCCTAGAAGCGACGATTAAGGGCGATTTTTCGCCGCGGGGGAACGTCCACACCGTGATTGAGGTGTCGCACCAGAAGTAG
- a CDS encoding DUF2283 domain-containing protein, which yields MKKIRYSPDVDAMLIEISDCPIAYAEDEGNMILHYSSSGELVLIEILNVKQFMSLESLSDEIPTR from the coding sequence ATGAAAAAGATTAGATATAGCCCTGATGTAGATGCGATGCTGATCGAAATTTCCGATTGCCCGATCGCTTATGCCGAAGATGAAGGGAACATGATTCTGCACTATTCTAGCAGCGGAGAACTGGTGTTGATTGAAATATTAAATGTCAAACAATTTATGTCATTAGAATCTCTCTCCGATGAGATACCTACCCGCTAA
- a CDS encoding DUF4258 domain-containing protein, with translation MEILESRGVTISTDLISETIRTPSKLEASGEGKFICQQRLNGLVLRVVYQEYDDKILVITAYPGKRSRYEKD, from the coding sequence ATAGAGATTCTAGAAAGTCGCGGGGTTACAATATCAACAGATTTGATTTCGGAAACTATCAGAACCCCTAGTAAGTTAGAAGCAAGTGGTGAAGGAAAGTTTATTTGTCAGCAGAGATTGAATGGACTTGTCCTAAGAGTAGTTTACCAAGAATATGATGATAAAATTTTAGTAATTACTGCTTATCCTGGTAAGAGGTCAAGATATGAAAAAGATTAG
- the tnpA gene encoding IS200/IS605 family transposase — protein MSTDFIHKARGVSDLKCHLVLTTKYRRKVLTDQMLSRLEEIFKNLMEKWEGRLVEFNGERDHVHLLLQYTPQTEPSKLINNLKTVSSRYLRKEFVDEVEKVYWKDVFWTNGYFIASCGGVTVEQLKKYIEGQDRPVE, from the coding sequence ATGAGTACAGATTTTATCCATAAAGCCAGAGGAGTTTCCGATCTCAAGTGTCATTTAGTGTTGACAACCAAGTATCGGCGGAAAGTTCTGACCGATCAAATGTTGTCTAGGCTTGAGGAAATTTTCAAGAACTTAATGGAAAAATGGGAAGGAAGATTGGTAGAATTTAATGGTGAGCGTGACCACGTACATTTGCTGCTTCAATATACACCGCAAACTGAACCAAGTAAGCTTATCAACAATCTTAAGACTGTATCTAGTCGCTATTTGCGGAAAGAGTTTGTAGATGAAGTTGAAAAAGTTTACTGGAAAGATGTTTTTTGGACAAATGGATATTTTATTGCTTCATGTGGTGGCGTGACGGTTGAGCAATTAAAGAAGTATATTGAGGGGCAAGATAGACCTGTAGAATAA
- a CDS encoding RNA-guided endonuclease InsQ/TnpB family protein, whose translation MRIGYDAMKATYQYQFYPDTNQKLTLNHWLRICRYWYNRQLGDRFDWWEMNRTAINACPLIASISAPRAKPNYYSQKQQLPVIKKDLVKVFHSGELLDFKQVDSTVLQDVSKRVDKAFERFVIGDSKGGRSGKPRFKTEADYRTMTFSTANSDWIKLVRKNWLYIRLPKLGIIKVRMHRLIPDGFSVKQISVTRKADGWFIQIMLEDASVPQFIPDKITPNWNNSIGLDAVLHEDVYLASSSGEKLPSLKPLRKNQSKLDRISRKRNKQKRGSKSRRKLAKKEARQHQKIARSRQDFHYKTAHKLVKSGAKFFFHEDLNLKGLTKRNKVKQDDEGNYLPNGQSAKSGLNKSWLDAAFGQFFKTLEYIAEKAGSVVVSQKPAYTSMVLCYRNEIIFTDCGIRNYWDEQNSLMVDRDINAAINLKRLGLDIFPSIKRRSGNLSVVGTMDDSTVKEILHTLHRAAKKPTS comes from the coding sequence ATGCGTATCGGCTACGATGCAATGAAAGCGACCTACCAGTACCAGTTCTATCCCGACACTAATCAAAAGTTAACCCTCAACCATTGGCTGAGAATCTGTCGCTATTGGTATAATCGACAGTTAGGTGATCGATTTGATTGGTGGGAGATGAACCGCACTGCTATAAATGCTTGTCCATTGATTGCTAGCATCTCTGCGCCCCGTGCGAAGCCCAACTACTACTCCCAAAAACAACAATTGCCCGTCATTAAGAAAGACCTAGTAAAAGTTTTTCATAGTGGCGAACTTTTGGATTTTAAGCAGGTAGATTCAACCGTACTGCAAGATGTCTCTAAGCGAGTAGACAAAGCTTTCGAGCGGTTTGTCATAGGGGATAGTAAGGGCGGAAGATCGGGTAAACCCCGCTTCAAGACTGAGGCAGACTACCGGACGATGACTTTTTCTACAGCTAACAGCGACTGGATTAAGTTGGTTCGTAAGAATTGGCTTTATATCCGACTGCCAAAGCTAGGCATCATAAAAGTTCGGATGCACCGTCTAATCCCTGATGGGTTTAGCGTCAAGCAAATCAGCGTAACTAGGAAGGCTGACGGTTGGTTCATCCAAATAATGCTTGAAGACGCTTCAGTACCGCAGTTTATTCCTGATAAAATTACCCCAAACTGGAACAACTCGATCGGGTTGGATGCGGTACTGCATGAAGATGTCTACCTGGCATCATCATCGGGCGAAAAGTTGCCTTCGTTAAAACCACTTCGTAAAAACCAATCTAAGTTAGACCGCATTTCAAGGAAGCGGAATAAGCAAAAACGTGGCTCTAAATCTCGACGAAAATTAGCCAAAAAAGAAGCGAGACAACACCAAAAAATAGCGCGTTCTCGCCAAGACTTCCATTACAAAACGGCTCACAAACTTGTCAAGTCTGGAGCTAAGTTTTTCTTTCACGAAGATTTGAACTTAAAGGGCTTAACAAAGCGGAATAAAGTTAAGCAAGACGATGAGGGTAATTACCTTCCGAACGGTCAATCAGCAAAATCAGGATTGAATAAATCTTGGTTGGATGCTGCGTTCGGTCAATTTTTCAAGACGCTGGAATACATAGCCGAAAAAGCTGGATCAGTCGTCGTTTCGCAAAAACCTGCTTATACTTCAATGGTTCTGTGCTATCGGAATGAAATCATTTTTACCGATTGTGGGATACGGAATTATTGGGATGAGCAAAACTCTCTGATGGTTGATCGCGATATTAATGCTGCGATAAATCTAAAGAGACTTGGGTTGGACATTTTCCCAAGTATAAAACGCCGTAGCGGGAATCTTTCTGTGGTGGGAACTATGGATGACAGTACCGTAAAGGAAATCTTGCACACCCTTCATCGGGCTGCTAAGAAGCCCACATCATAA
- a CDS encoding cytochrome c biogenesis protein encodes MTSKDVFLSKLSSWATAPQRFFKREILPVLADLRLAIILLLTIAFFSISGTVIEQGQSVPFYQSNYPEHPALFGFLTWKVVLIAGLDHVYRTWWFLSILILFGSSLTACTFTRQFPALKSARRWKFYEEPKQFEKLALSAELETVALTSLEPLLQQKNYRIFREGEKVYARKGIIGKVGPIIVHASMLIILAGSMWGAMTGFLGQEMVPSGETFQVQNIMDAGPWAGPQIPKDWSMRVNRFWIDYTPSGAIDQFYSDLSVLDKTGQEVDRKTIHVNEPLRYRGVTFYQADWAIAAVRVRLNKSPVLQLPMAQLDTQGKGRIWGAWIPTKPDLSAGVSLLAKDLQGTMLVYGTDGKLLTTVRAGTAVEVNGVMLAIDEVVGSTGLQIKADPGIPIVYTGFGLLMLSVLMSYLSHSQIWALEKNGKLYVGGRTNRAQVSFEREVVEILDKLAESKKEEEKSEIAPTSLANQN; translated from the coding sequence ATGACATCAAAAGACGTATTTCTATCAAAACTCTCAAGCTGGGCGACTGCCCCTCAAAGGTTTTTCAAGCGAGAAATTTTGCCGGTGCTAGCAGATTTGCGGCTGGCAATTATCTTACTGCTGACGATCGCATTTTTCAGCATTTCCGGCACCGTCATCGAACAAGGTCAATCAGTACCCTTTTACCAATCTAACTATCCAGAACACCCCGCTTTGTTCGGCTTCCTAACTTGGAAAGTTGTGCTAATTGCAGGGCTAGACCACGTATACCGCACTTGGTGGTTTTTGTCAATCCTAATTTTGTTCGGCAGCAGCTTAACAGCTTGTACGTTTACCCGACAATTTCCCGCATTAAAATCCGCCCGCCGCTGGAAATTTTATGAAGAACCAAAGCAGTTTGAAAAATTAGCTCTCAGTGCGGAATTAGAAACAGTTGCTTTAACTTCGTTAGAACCACTTTTGCAGCAAAAAAACTATCGCATATTTCGAGAAGGCGAAAAAGTTTATGCCCGCAAGGGAATAATTGGCAAAGTCGGCCCGATTATTGTTCACGCCAGTATGCTAATTATTTTAGCTGGGTCGATGTGGGGCGCGATGACGGGATTTTTAGGTCAAGAAATGGTTCCCAGCGGCGAAACATTTCAGGTGCAGAATATCATGGATGCGGGGCCTTGGGCGGGGCCGCAAATACCGAAGGATTGGTCGATGCGAGTTAATCGGTTTTGGATTGATTATACTCCGAGCGGTGCGATCGACCAATTTTACTCTGACCTGTCAGTTTTGGACAAAACAGGCCAAGAGGTCGATCGCAAAACCATTCACGTTAACGAGCCCCTCAGATACCGGGGAGTCACATTTTATCAAGCAGATTGGGCAATAGCAGCCGTGCGAGTTCGCCTCAACAAAAGCCCGGTTTTACAATTGCCAATGGCTCAGCTAGACACCCAAGGTAAAGGTCGAATTTGGGGTGCTTGGATTCCCACAAAACCAGATTTGAGTGCAGGAGTTTCTCTGCTAGCAAAAGACTTGCAAGGAACGATGTTAGTGTACGGTACGGATGGCAAATTGTTAACTACAGTTCGCGCAGGCACGGCGGTAGAAGTTAACGGAGTCATGCTGGCAATTGACGAAGTTGTAGGCAGTACGGGATTGCAAATTAAAGCCGATCCGGGCATTCCAATAGTTTATACTGGCTTCGGGTTGCTGATGCTCAGCGTGCTGATGAGCTATCTGTCTCACTCGCAGATTTGGGCTTTGGAAAAAAACGGCAAACTATACGTCGGCGGGCGCACTAATCGCGCTCAGGTGAGTTTTGAAAGAGAAGTTGTGGAGATTTTGGACAAGTTGGCAGAATCGAAAAAAGAGGAAGAAAAGAGCGAAATAGCACCGACTTCTCTAGCGAATCAAAACTAA